A genomic window from Punica granatum isolate Tunisia-2019 chromosome 2, ASM765513v2, whole genome shotgun sequence includes:
- the LOC116194757 gene encoding uncharacterized protein LOC116194757, translated as MEKLLKLKVNIFSGSSWSAFNLRILAQLFGQYRSQASPVITSSQTDYLANVLVMKFEHGSSRLVPQGLQIVRASSGLAGKRAEHSNREIDDEKKDEMLPQAPYPPNKSGFGFPSWARWLMGSLLTILLPFLKLKWGTKLQRIEGEAEVVMEEVEKVAEVVKKVATVAEKVSEEVAEGISSDNSKLKEAAVWVERVSKATAHDAQLTQDIIHKVDALEHDMNDFETVVEPIIGKIIEGGPKGKQ; from the exons ATGGAGAAATTGCTCAAACTCAAAGTCAACATTTTCTCGGGTTCGAGCTGGTCAGCTTTCAACCTAAGAATCCTAGCTCAGCTCTTCGGTCAATATAGATCACAAGCTTCACCCGTTATTACTTCGAGTCAAACAGATTACCTCGCTAATGTTCTGGTGATGAAGTTCGAGCACGGATCATCCAGGTTGGTTCCTCAGGGGCTCCAGATTGTTCGGGCCAGCAGCGGACTGGCTGGAAAAAGAGCTGAACATTCAAACAG GGAAATCGATGATGAGAAGAAGGACGAGATGCTACCGCAAGCGCCATATCCTCCTAATAAGTCCGGCTTCGGCTTTCCGTCCTG GGCAAGGTGGTTGATGGGCTCTCTGTTGACCATCTTGCTGCCATTTTTGAAGCTCAAATGGGGGACTAAACTACAGAGGATCGAAG GAGAGGCGGAAGTGGTGATGGAAGAAGTGGAGAAGGTGGCAGAGGTGGTGAAGAAGGTGGCTACCGTGGCCGAGAAGGTCTCTGAGGAGGTGGCTGAGGGTATTTCCTCGGACAACAGCAAGCTGAAGGAGGCGGCTGTGTGGGTCGAGAGAGTATCGAAGGCAACTGCTCATGATGCCCAATTGACCCAAGACATCATTCATAAG GTTGATGCGTTGGAGCATGACATGAATGATTTCGAGACAGTGGTTGAGCCCATTATTGGAAAGATCATTGAAGGAGGACCCAAAGGAAAGCAATAG
- the LOC116193928 gene encoding TMV resistance protein N-like — MVGIWGMGGIGKTTLAKVVYNKLVDQYESCCFLNDIRETSQSKGLSSLQRKLASDILRREHEEFANISEGIAVLQSRLRGKKALILLDDVDNVSQLKALAGDLRWFCPQSRIIVTTREKIVLDQFQVGNTYQVELLDEHQALELFSKHAFGDALPTTDFVDLSLDIVEIAGKLPLALEVIGSSLFVHRGRRDIWESTIEQLRMEPNMKVKEKLKISYDSLDHKQKEIFLDIACFFTGTDVRDVIPTWDDCKFFPAVGIEILQLKSLIKILDGNKIWMHDQLIDLGRHIVDQENYKEPELRSRLWRSKEAIKVLADQQGTSKVEAMAIFQEESRFIVKGDCLRSEHFKKLSKLRCLQLVGVGLDGNFQHLLPELRLLRWSWCNVSLPAYLHRNNLVVLDLSCSWIDEDWNGWSSLKMVKLKVLKLSYCPELRRIPDFSAFPNLERLMLYFCLNLVSVDPSIGLLKALNILDMRKCQSLRKLPKQLGSLEALTELIIDGTFIQEIPISTGMKKLEFLSANQCKNLNRIPESVGSLMKLKRLSLEGCCGLKELPDSIGQLNSLVELRLGNSGITSLPRSLGTLEKLELLDTSCCSSQEGEIPTEVEMVARISRCARLGFGRVKILPEGISSLSRRRTHYRKGRLQTLPELPSSLISLKVEGSTRLAFPDLSALINLKELYLCGDFKLSGECLAKLFKLEKLVLKSVSIISLPEEIVDFSRLKEIDISHCTELKCLPVLPSSLCLLKIRLCSSLQKLPSLSNLKNLLELRIDCCAMVTEIDGLGDLVSLQVLCIHDFPELSKLKNLCKAIESIPDLSRLQRLKNLILEGCDNLRGLNGLGELGLLELLNMNGCKAIEKLPNLSRLQRLRVLRMEGCDKLRRLGGLQELKSLQILDISGCKAIEVLPTLSKLQMLRELRMEACEKLLRLEGLEELESLNVLDISGCRAIEKLPDLSKLQLLRSLSMGDCENIREVLGLDELSDLEGATQFDIFLKRRTYTVAPGSPMINLAESESAIVLARTYVPRSDLGSEDAVLRAMTTLLDSVWRSGEQR, encoded by the exons ATGGTTGGTATCTGGGGCATGGGTGGCATCGGAAAAACGACTCTTGCCAAAGTCGTCTACAACAAGCTTGTGGATCAGTATGAATCTTGTTGCTTCCTCAATGACATTCGAGAAACATCCCAATCCAAGGGCCTTTCGTCCTTGCAGAGAAAACTAGCCTCAGACATTTTAAGGCGCGAGCACGAAGAATTTGCTAATATCAGTGAAGGAATCGCTGTACTTCAGAGTAGGCTTCGTGGTAAGAAGGCCCTCATCCTTCTTGACGATGTTGACAATGTCAGCCAACTTAAGGCTCTTGCAGGAGACCTTCGTTGGTTCTGTCCACAAAGTAGGATCATCGTCACAACTAGAGAAAAGATAGTGCTGGATCAATTTCAAGTAGGTAATACGTACCAGGTCGAGCTATTGGACGAACATCAAGCTCTGGAGCTATTCTCTAAGCATGCATTTGGAGATGCCTTGCCAACGACTGATTTTGTTGATTTGTCCTTGGATATCGTTGAGATTGCTGGAAAGCTTCCTCTAGCCCTCGAGGTCATAGGTTCATCTCTGTTTGTCCATCGTGGACGCAGGGACATATGGGAGAGCACAATAGAACAACTGCGCATGGAACCGAATATGAAGGTCAAAGAGAAGTTGAAAATCAGTTATGACTCTTTAGATCATAAGCAaaaggaaatatttttagatatTGCATGTTTTTTCACTGGAACAGATGTCAGAGATGTGATACCCACGTGGGATGATTGTAAGTTCTTCCCTGCAGTCGGAATCGAAATCCTTCAGCTAAAGTCTCTAATCAAAATTTTGGATGGCAACAAGATATGGATGCACGATCAACTCATTGACCTCGGGAGACATATTGTGGACCAAGAAAACTACAAAGAACCGGAGCTACGGAGTAGGCTATGGCGTAGTAAAGAAGCAATTAAAGTATTAGCAGACCAACAG GGTACCTCAAAAGTCGAAGCTATGGCAATTTTTCAGGAGGAATCTCGTTTCATCGTGAAGGGAGATTGTCTCAGGAGCGAACATTTCAAAAAGCTGTCAAAGCTAAGGTGTCTTCAGCTAGTCGGTGTTGGACTTGATGGAAACTTTCAGCATCTTCTGCCAGAGCTCAGATTGTTGAGATGGAGCTGGTGTAATGTGTCTTTGCCCGCCTATCTACATCGAAACAATTTAGTTGTGCTTGATTTGTCGTGCAGCTGGATTGATGAGGATTGGAACGGCTGGAGCTCACTCAAG ATGGTGAAGCTGAAAGTCCTTAAGCTCTCCTATTGCCCAGAATTAAGAAGGATTCCTGATTTTTCGGCATTCCCAAACCTGGAGAGACTGATGCTCTATTTCTGTTTGAATTTGGTTTCAGTCGATCCATCAATAGGGCTTCTCAAAGCTCTTAACATCTTAGATATGAGGAAATGTCAGAGCCTAAGGAAGTTGCCAAAGCAGTTGGGTTCCTTGGAGGCATTAACTGAGCTTATCATTGACGGAACATTTATACAAGAGATACCTATTTCAACAGGTATGAAGAAGCTTGAATTTCTATCCGCAAACCAGTGTAAAAATCTTAACCGAATCCCAGAGTCTGTTGGGTCACTCATGAAACTGAAACGGCTGTCACTGGAGGGCTGTTGTGGACTAAAGGAACTCCCGGACTCCATCGGGCAGTTAAACTCCTTAGTTGAGCTACGCTTGGGGAATTCTGGAATAACAAGTTTACCCCGAAGTCTTGGAACTTTAGAGAAGCTTGAATTGCTAGATACCAGTTGCTGCTCATCACAGGAGGGAGAAATTCCCACTGAAGTTGAGATGGTTGCGAGAATTTCACGGTGTGCTCGGTTAGGCTTCGGACGGGTTAAGATTCTTCCTGAAGGTATTAGCAGTCTTTCTCGTCGCCGCACTCATTACCGGAAAGGACGTCTTCAGACTCTCCCGGAGCTTCCCTCCAGCCTAATTAGTCTAAAAGTTGAAGGTTCTACAAGGCTGGCTTTCCCGGATCTCTCGGCCTTGATTAATTTAAAGGAATTGTATCTCTGCGGGGATTTTAAGCTTAGTGGAGAATGCCTGGCCAAATTGTTTAAGTTGGAGAAATTGGTTTTGAAGTCAGTAAGCATCATCAGCTTACCCGAAGAAATCGTTGACTTTTCTCGACTGAAAGAAATTGATATTTCTCATTGTACAGAGCTTAAATGCCTTCCGGTACTTCCCTCGAGCCTGTGTCTGCTGAAAATTCGCCTCTGTTCATCCCTGCAGAAGCTGCCAAGTCTTTCAAACTTGAAGAATTTATTGGAATTACGTATAGATTGTTGCGCCATGGTCACGGAGATTGATGGCCTTGGGGATCTAGTCTCACTCCAAGTTTTGTGCATCCATGACTTCCCAGAATTATCCAAGTTAAAGAACTT GTGTAAAGCAATTGAGAGCATACCTGATCTGTCGAGGTTACAGAGGCTAAAGAATCTGATATTGGAAGGGTGCGACAATTTGCGAGGACTTAATGGGCTCGGGGAACTAGGATTACTTGAACTATTGAACATGAATGGATGCAAAGCAATTGAAAAGCTGCCGAATCTATCAAGGTTGCAAAGACTAAGGGTCCTGAGGATGGAAGGATGCGACAAGTTGCGCCGTCTAGGTGGCCTTCAAGAATTGAAGTCACTGCAGATCTTGGACATCAGTGGCTGCAAAGCAATCGAAGTGCTGCCAACTCTGTCGAAGCTGCAAATGTTAAGGGAGCTGAGAATGGAAGCGTGCGAGAAGTTACTGCGGCTAGAGGGACTCGAGGAATTGGAATCACTCAATGTATTGGACATAAGTGGATGTAGAGCGATTGAAAAGCTACCGGATCTGTCAAAGCTTCAGTTGTTGAGGTCTCTCAGCATGGGAGATTGCGAGAACATTAGAGAGGTTCTGGGACTCGACGAGTTGAGTGATCTGGAA GGAGCTACACAGTTCGACATATTTCTCAAGAGGCGTACTTACACTGTGGCCCCCGGATCGCCGATGATCAACTTGGCCGAGAGTGAAAGCGCCATTGTTTTGGCGAGGACATATGTGCCCAGAAGTGATCTCGGTTCCGAGGATGCAGTGCTGAGAGCGATGACTACCCTCCTTGACAGTGTCTGGAGGTCTGGAGAGCAGCGATGA
- the LOC116195244 gene encoding peptidyl-prolyl cis-trans isomerase FKBP12, translated as MGVEREVVRPGTGPRPTPGQTVAVHCTGYGKNGDLSQKFWSTKDPGQKPFAFKIGQGSVIKGWDEGVLQMQVGEVALLRCSPDYAYGAGGFPAWGIQPNSVLVFEIEVLGAQ; from the exons ATGGGAGTAGAACGAGAAGTTGTGAGGCCTGGTACCGGCCCCAGGCCAACTCCAGGCCAGACCGTCGCCGTTCACTGCACTGGCTATG GGAAAAATGGTGATCTCTCTCAGAAGTTCTGGAG TACAAAGGATCCTGGGCAGAAGCCATTTGCATTCAAAATTGGCCAAGGTTCTGTTATAAAAG GATGGGATGAAGGAGTGCTGCAAATGCAGGTGGGAGAGGTTGCTCTCCTTCGG TGCTCTCCTGATTATGCCTATGGAGCTGGTGGATTCCCAGCATGGGGGATTCAACCCAACTCGGTCTTGGTGTTTGAGATTGAAGTCCTTGGCGCCCAGTGA
- the LOC116193930 gene encoding uncharacterized protein LOC116193930, whose amino-acid sequence MGKTQMKQLSRPNVGAIPNTHLVIDLPNSEILRVVSRSLFFAAVIFTLPCIVSILRVTSRQNVGEIELGAGPGTISFEFMDILFRDFGREGLVKKGDKALIVGSEIGGVSANFQFLNDNEIDFAIVSDTESQSLIHDGTFDFVLLSGSSDVKFVDRVLKVEGVLAIQLKDDPVHVLEEPLNFRAVYIRRYVSTIVAMRKIALSNDVAISSTKRKLCNVGRKARQAALKGLENPLLEPPRRALGESTSYLKNIKYLPELMDDTLEGYSRRAFIAVGSTIDDNSATVEWFYQNYPTRNQKFEVYYLLSSSNGYISVSDWLRKNVEEGDYVVMKAKAEIVEEMIKGGSIHLVDELFFECKNQWGLGQENKGERAYWECLSLYGRVRDEGVAIHQWWR is encoded by the coding sequence ATGGGTAAGACCCAGATGAAACAGTTGAGCAGACCAAACGTAGGGGCGATCCCCAATACCCATCTGGTGATAGATCTCCCGAATTCGGAGATTTTACGGGTCGTGTCGAGGTCGTTGTTCTTTGCCGCGGTCATCTTCACATTGCCTTGCATTGTGTCGATTCTGAGAGTGACTTCGAGACAAAATGTCGGTGAAATTGAGCTCGGTGCAGGACCCGGTACCATCAGCTTCGAGTTCATGGATATCCTGTTCAGGGATTTCGGGCGAGAGGGCCTTGTCAAGAAAGGCGATAAAGCCCTTATCGTGGGCTCCGAGATTGGCGGCGTCAGCGCTAACTTCCAGTTCTTGAACGACAATGAGATTGATTTCGCGATTGTGTCCGACACTGAAAGCCAGAGTTTGATCCATGATGGTACATTCGATTTCGTGCTCCTCTCGGGCTCCTCGGACGTTAAATTTGTGGACCGGGTCCTAAAAGTTGAGGGTGTCTTGGCAATTCAGCTGAAGGATGACCCTGTACATGTCTTGGAGGAGCCATTGAATTTCAGGGCCGTGTATATTAGGAGATATGTGTCCACCATTGTAGCCATGAGGAAGATTGCTTTGTCAAATGATGTTGCGATTTCATCAACGAAGAGAAAGCTCTGTAATGTGGGGCGGAAAGCAAGACAAGCAGCTTTGAAGGGTCTAGAGAACCCTTTGCTCGAGCCACCAAGACGGGCTCTAGGGGAATCGACATCATACCTGAAGAATATCAAATATCTTCCCGAGCTAATGGACGACACACTTGAAGGCTACAGTCGTCGAGCTTTCATCGCAGTCGGTTCAACAATTGACGACAACAGTGCGACAGTGGAATGGTTTTACCAGAACTATCCCACGAGGAATCAGAAATTTGAGGTGTACTATCTCTTGAGCTCATCCAATGGATACATCAGTGTTTCTGATTGGCTGAGGAAGAATGTCGAGGAAGGAGACTATGTCGTGATGAAGGCAAAAGCGGAAATTGTGGAAGAGATGATAAAAGGGGGGAGCATTCATTTGGTTGATGAGTTGTTTTTTGAGTGCAAGAATCAGTGGGGGTTAGGTCAAGAGAATAAGGGCGAGAGGGCTTATTGGGAGTGCCTTTCTTTGTATGGAAGGGTGAGGGATGAAGGAGTCGCAATTCATCAATGGTGGCGCTGA
- the LOC116195243 gene encoding uncharacterized protein LOC116195243, which yields MPKSFCLLSCETVTMQKVISHINHLSLTHFPCFHLPRTNFLISQHPQHPLFPQSIMAKAPLDLDRPATRTAVRAHSSASKSNHRAAAGVTCSHYSPMLSLCLLTACAILFILFNIQNLKVPPSSLRSPTSPLPWTSLSLQWQKLVNSTPACLGKSNDSKDSVQAIRDRLELKAMKEKLRHSVTFLPLKDLRYADKALVGHTWFMSSMYDTHEEEEVQYQQFPSDLSLGRVLCLKGRDNHDGSWNSYALAWPETLPYNATYMPGLTFVSYNHYNYDNIWHGLSAIFPFVAWHQMNRCQPSPDRWVLYHWGELRSGMGPWLRNVTQATFDQPPYIEVFDGLEDDSTPVCFEKAVVMRHNEGGMSRQRRMEAYDLMRCKARAYCGLGPVRDFGLGNESHPGVLDIGMTMYMRTGPRSFRNETAVIKIFQRECAKVEGCRLMVAHSNNLSFCEQVKLMSLTDILVSPHGAQLTNMFLMDRNSSVMEFFPKGWLQLAGVGQYVYHWIASWSGMRHMGAWRDPDGEHCTYPENDRRCMSTYKSGLIGHNETHFSEWARTVLAQAKARKTEEALKNNSSSPSSGSCTCRP from the exons ATGCCTAAAAGCTTTTGTCTTCTGTCATGTGAAACCGTCACAATGCAAAAAGTCATATCTCATATAAATCATCTTTCCTTAACACATTTTCCTTGCTTCCACCTCCCCAGAACAAATTTCCTGATATCTCAGCACCCACAGCATCCTCTCTTCCCCCAATCCATCATGGCCAAGGCACCACTGGACCTAGACCGGCCCGCCACCCGAACTGCCGTCCGGGCTCACTCCTCTGCCTCCAAGTCCAATCATCGAGCTGCCGCCGGCGTCACGTGCTCTCACTACTCCCCCATGCTCTCCCTCTGCCTACTTACTGCATGTGCCATCCTCTTCATCCTCTTCAACATCCAGAACCTCAAAGTCCCGCCCTCTTCCCTCCGGTCGCCTACGTCTCCGCTGCCGTGGACATCCCTCTCCCTCCAGTGGCAGAAGCTCGTCAACAGCACCCCCGCCTGCCTTGGCAAATCTAATGACAGCAAGGACAGCGTCCAGGCCATCAGGGACAGGCTCGAGCTCAAGGCCATGAAAGAGAAGCTCCGTCATTCGGTCACTTTCCTCCCACTCAAGGACCTCCGTTATGCAGACAAGGCCCTCGTAGGCCACACGTGGTTCATGAGCTCGATGTATGACACACACGAGGAAGAAGAG GTACAGTATCAACAGTTCCCCTCAGATTTGTCCCTTGGGAGGGTGTTGTGCCTCAAGGGACGAGACAACCACGACGGGTCATGGAACTCATATGCACTAGCATGGCCTGAGACCCTGCCCTACAACGCCACCTACATGCCGGGCCTCACGTTTGTGTCGTACAACCACTACAACTACGATAACATCTGGCACGGCTTATCAGCTATTTTTCCCTTTGTGGCATGGCACCAGATGAACCGGTGCCAGCCCAGCCCTGACAGGTGGGTGCTCTACCACTGGGGGGAGCTCCGGTCCGGGATGGGACCATGGCTGAGGAATGTGACGCAGGCGACCTTTGATCAGCCGCCCTACATAGAGGTCTTCGATGGGCTGGAGGATGACTCGACCCCAGTGTGCTTCGAGAAGGCAGTGGTGATGAGGCACAACGAGGGTGGGATGTCGAGGCAGAGGAGGATGGAGGCTTACGATCTGATGAGGTGCAAGGCCAGAGCATACTGCGGGTTAGGTCCTGTCCGAGACTTTGGACTGGGAAACGAAAGCCATCCAGGAGTCTTGGATATCGGGATGACCATGTACATGAGGACCGGTCCAAGGTCATTTAGGAACGAAACGGCAGTGATTAAGATCTTTCAAAGGGAGTGTGCAAAGGTCGAAGGATGTCGCTTGATGGTAGCTCATTCCAACAACCTCAGCTTCTGTGAACAG GTAAAGTTGATGAGCTTGACAGATATCCTAGTCTCGCCCCACGGTGCACAGCTGACAAACATGTTCCTGATGGACCGCAACAGCAGCGTGATGGAGTTCTTTCCCAAGGGCTGGCTCCAGCTTGCTGGCGTGGGCCAGTATGTCTACCACTGGATAGCCAGCTGGTCCGGGATGAGGCACATGGGTGCATGGCGTGACCCTGACGGGGAGCACTGCACTTACCCTGAGAATGACCGGCGCTGCATGAGCACATACAAGAGCGGATTGATTGGGCATAATGAGACCCACTTCTCTGAATGGGCCCGAACAGTCCTCGCCCAAGCGAAGGCAAGGAAGACCGAAGAGGCTCTCAAGAACAACTCTAGCAGCCCATCTTCTGGTTCGTGCACTTGCAGACCATGA
- the LOC116193926 gene encoding vegetative cell wall protein gp1-like: MASYRFIASAIAIVLALSINGSLAARHLLDTTPPPAPALPTIPNLPTATLPPLPSMPTLPKPTAQPPLPNTAPTLPTATQPSLPKPGSLPPLPSLPTTMPNLPKATVPPPLPSLQQPTIPKAALPPLPSLPNTMPAVPKATLPPLPTMPSIPTTMPSIPFLAPPPATPSP, from the coding sequence ATGGCATCTTATCGGTTCATCGCCAGTGCCATAGCAATAGTTCTAGCCCTAAGCATCAACGGGAGCTTAGCAGCACGTCACTTGCTCGACACGACTCCGCCACCAGCCCCTGCCCTGCCTACCATTCCCAACCTGCCGACAGCTACCCTGCCGCCGCTTCCCTCAATGCCAACCCTGCCTAAGCCGACTGCACAGCCACCTCTCCCAAACACTGCCCCCACACTGCCTACTGCCACCCAACCGTCTCTTCCGAAGCCCGGATCTCTACCCCCACTCCCTAGCCTCCCCACGACCATGCCCAACCTCCCGAAGGCTACCGTTCCGCCACCACTCCCCAGCCTGCAGCAGCCCACTATCCCTAAGGCTGCATTGCCGCCACTCCCCAGCCTGCCTAACACCATGCCAGCTGTACCGAAGGCCACTCTTCCGCCTCTCCCGACCATGCCCTCAATCCCGACCACCATGCCGTCAATCCCATTCCTCGCTCCGCCGCCAGCAACCCCCAGTCCTTGA
- the LOC116193929 gene encoding vegetative cell wall protein gp1-like, translating into MASSTGFVLTLAIALLFTSTTLSSAARHLLDTSPPAAPAVPTLPTALPPLPSMPTLPKLAGAPLPSIPTTLPQPTLPTLPTAQPPLPSIPTTLPQPTLPTLPTAQPTLPKPTPLPPLPNLPNTMPTIPKVTLPPLPTMPSIPTTIPSIPFLSPPPATTSP; encoded by the coding sequence ATGGCATCTAGCACGGGCTTCGTTCTGACTTTGGCCATCGCTCTGCTCTTCACGAGCACCACCCTGAGCTCAGCAGCCCGTCACTTGCTAGATACAAGCCCTCCAGCAGCTCCAGCGGTGCCTACTCTGCCCACAGCTCTGCCACCACTGCCATCGATGCCGACGCTCCCCAAGCTGGCAGGGGCTCCCCTGCCTTCGATCCCAACGACCCTGCCTCAACCCACCCTTCCTACCTTGCCGACTGCCCAGCCTCCCCTGCCTTCCATCCCAACTACCTTGCCACAGCCCACCCTTCCTACCCTGCCCACCGCCCAGCCGACTCTGCCCAAACCCACACCACTTCCACCACTCCCGAACCTGCCGAATACCATGCCCACCATCCCAAAGGTCACTCTTCCGCCACTCCCAACTATGCCATCTATTCCAACCACCATCCCATCCATCCCTTTCCTTTCTCCACCACCCGCAACCACCAGCCCTTGA
- the LOC116193927 gene encoding TMV resistance protein N-like → MAPGKRGPAFDSMAERSSMKKRRANDNPCSRESYHQQDTDGSYTNTLSSSFSLAGAEQAHEFDGFLNFRGADNRKTFSDYLYHSLKDAGVRVFRDSEELHVGEEIDRRLMEVIVQSKICMPIFSKGYAWSKWCLKEVAEMMKCMTVEANKHLIMPVFLDVTPEEVQHQTGCFADAFSLYEEQYDPETVQGWRDALKGIVKLKGLELVKVANG, encoded by the exons ATGGCTCCCGGAAAGCGTGGTCCTGCCTTTGATTCAATGGCAGAACGTTCCTCCATGAAGAAGAGACGAGCAAATGATAATCCTTGTTCGAGGGAATCGTACCATCAG CAGGATACTGATGGAAGTTACACCAACACTTTGTCTTCATCCTTTTCCTTGGCCGGCGCTGAGCAGGCACATGAGTTTGATGGATTCCTGAACTTCAGAGGAGCAGACAATCGCAAGACATTCTCCGACTACCTCTACCACAGCCTGAAAGATGCAGGGGTCCGCGTCTTTAGGGACAGTGAGGAGCTCCATGTTGGGGAAGAGATTGACCGTAGGCTCATGGAAGTGATTGTACAGTCCAAGATCTGCATGCCCATCTTCTCCAAAGGGTATGCTTGGAGCAAGTGGTGCCTCAAGGAGGTGGCGGAAATGATGAAGTGCATGACGGTGGAAGCTAATAAGCACCTGATCATGCCGGTGTTCTTGGACGTCACGCCTGAGGAGGTACAGCACCAAACAGGATGCTTCGCTGATGCGTTCTCTTTGTACGAGGAGCAGTATGACCCTGAGACAGTGCAGGGGTGGAGGGATGCTCTCAAAGGAATCGTCAAACTGAAGGGTTTGGAACTCGTGAAAGTAGCAAACGGGTAA
- the LOC116198010 gene encoding RING-H2 finger protein ATL22-like: MSLHYFSISKRMRSNMLQRATSKDVVRFDILFKWEIVMVNLGPPVIQFSKMMGESGTLPVKSMRVPRSELGSEDAMLSAMTPFLNCVPEAWRAEMTEELTSLARSLNGQLSHLGKPVSLVVEVRAKILSVVKCREGDGPLDHLFEKLTALAKADPYRTLSEPATLSSLEALEAVSADQFETDDRCSICTEEYVSGGSSEVVCMPCSHAYHRHCIIEWLRRNHVCPICRFQMPHEVIIYIRELRLS, from the coding sequence ATGTCGCTCCATTATTTTTCGATCTCCAAGAGAATGAGATCAAACATGCTGCAGCGAGCTACATCTAAAGATGTAGTCCGGTTCGACATATTAttcaagtgggagattgtcaTGGTAAACCTAGGACCGCCGGTAATCCAGTTTTCGAAGATGATGGGTGAAAGCGGCACCCTTCCTGTAAAGAGCATGCGTGTGCCCAGAAGTGAACTCGGTTCTGAGGATGCAATGTTGAGTGCGATGACTCCCTTTCTAAACTGTGTCCCGGAGGCCTGGAGAGCAGAGATGACTGAGGAGCTGACATCGCTGGCCCGCTCTCTTAACGGGCAGTTAAGCCATCTCGGAAAGCCAGTCTCTCTGGTGGTCGAGGTCCGTGCAAAAATCCTGTCGGTGGTCAAGTGCAGGGAAGGTGACGGTCCTCTGGATCATCTGTTTGAGAAATTAACCGCTCTCGCAAAGGCTGATCCGTACAGGACGTTGTCTGAGCCGGCTACCCTCTCATCCCTGGAGGCACTGGAGGCTGTGTCAGCAGACCAGTTTGAAACTGATGACAGGTGCTCGATCTGCACGGAGGAGTACGTGAGCGGTGGGTCATCGGAAGTCGTCTGCATGCCATGCTCGCATGCGTACCATCGACATTGTATTATTGAGTGGCTACGGAGGAATCACGTCTGCCCAATCTGCCGCTTCCAGATGCCACATGAagtgataatatatattagagaATTACGATTAAGTTAG